The genomic window GCCTGGGAACACAGAGCCTGTCACGGCCCCAGCGGCACAGCTCCCTCTCAGcggcgctgccagccctgcggccgCACGTTCTCCTCGCCCcggcagggctcagcccgggcCCTCGCCGCATCCCGACGCCCGAGGGCACGGCTGCGAGAGGGCGGTGGCAGCCCCGGGGGCAGGCGGGGCTCCACGGCCCCTGGCCCGGATCCCGCTGCcggggcagcagccggggctggggccgcgctgcggcggggcggggaggggaggggcccCGGGCTCGTGGCTCACCGATGAACCTGATGGCCGCCTGTCGCAGGGACTCCTGTGGGCTCCGCAGGTACGGCAGGGCCCGCCGCGAGTGCTCGGCCGCTcggctcctgtcctctgccagctggagagagcgccaggagggaagggttggCGCGGGCTCAGCCCCTTGGCCGGGCGCTGCCTGCGGCCCGCCCTGGCCTCCCCTGCCCGCACAGCGCTGAGGCCCGGCCAGCGCCGCTGGCGCCGGGCTCTGGAGGGGGCCGAGGGCCGGGCGCTGCCCGGGGAGCCGCGGTGCCCCCCCGCCCCACAGCCCAGCGGGGCCacaggagcctggagaagagcccgcgtggcccagggatgggagcagcgTGTGGGGCGCAGGCTggagcccctggctgcagcactgggcggggggcacagctgccagccccacacacgGAGCACCGCAGTCAGggggcttctccaggctgcgACTTGGGCTTCCAGGCCGTCCTTACCAGGCCCTCGCCGAACCTCCATGTCTGATCCACGTCCAGCATGCGTTCGAGATCTCTCCTTTTCAGGAAGCTGGCCGCACAACGCAGCGTTTCCCGggaggcctggagagcagcagagagcgggagatggcagcacagcccagggcacaggaccCGTGTCCTTGTGCCGAGgccaggaggatgctgcagcccATGCGGCGCCAGGGCAGGAGGCGGCCGAGCCCCCTCCCAGGGGAACCCCGGCAGCCCAGGAGTCCTCACATTGGCCACGTGCCAGTCCTCGTCATGGCAGTGGAAGGAGAGTGGGAGCAGGCTCTGGCGCACGTGTGACTTCAgggccttttttccctttgccgTTAATAAAGGCATCATCTCTTGGAAAACGAACATGGAGCGCAGCCGCACCTGGCTATCATCCtgtatgaaaggaagaaagacagaCCTCCGCATCGGCCGCTCCAGGCCCACCTGGGCACGGGCCTGAAAATGCACAGGGCACAAAGTGTCCGGGCAGCAGCCAGTGGCCGTGGCTGGGGGCACGGAGCCTTACGTTGTCAAAGAGTGGCAGGAGGgcctcagccagctgcagggcgATGGGGCTGGGTATCGGGGCACCACTGTACAGGAACAAGTAGCTGAGGACGGCGACGGTCATCCCAACCACGTCGCTGTCGtcttcctgcaggagctccaCGAGGCTTTCGGTCAGGCTCCACATTCCTTTGGTCTGTGCGGAACACAAGGCTGTGCAaccccaccctgctgctgcagggcccagAGGCCAAAGGCCTGTCCCGAAGCACTCGGGCAGCTGAAccgggaggcaggagagctgggagcagctgcctcagtgCCCGAAGCCCAGCCAAGCCCAAGCGACTGCGTTCCCCAGCCCCACGCTGCCAGCGCAGCTTCAGCCGCTGCCCCCTTCTCACCATCGAGGGATGCTTGCTGAGCACCACAAGGCCTCTGAGCGCCAGGCGACGCCTCTCCCTGCACTCGCTCCGCAGGTTCTTGGACATGATCTCCAGGACGCTGTCACCGCATCTACTCCAGTCCAGCCAACGCTGGAAAGGGGGATCTGAGAGGacctgaaaggcacaggggAGTGACGGGGGAGCCGGCCGGCACGAGCCCGCGAGCGTGCAGCGctgggcccaggcagcagcacagggcgcGGGCACCGTCCCGGGCAGCTGCGGCTACgagagggcagagagctggcaggcagctccGCGAGGCTGCGCTGGCCATCGGGCTCACCTCCACAAGGAACGCCAGGGCAGGCAGATCCCGGCGTGGCTCCTCCCCGCTGAGCAGCCTGAACAGGTGGCAAACGATCCGGAAACGCACGAGTTTGGAGGCCCGGGACAtctccctggcaggaggagaaaggaagcaaGACCGTGAGCCGGGGGGGCAAACCTCTGCCAGGACAGACTCACACAGGTCTGGTCTTTCCCCGCCACCCTGCAAGGGGACCTGGGTCTTTTGGGAGGCGGCTGCTCTTGGGGACCCTCCTCTCCCGGCCTTTTCCAGTGTCCTTGGCCGGCCGGCCGTCCCCCGGTGACAAGGCCCTCTGGCCCATGACCACGGGGACTGTGTGGGGCACCCGGGACACAGGGCACAGATGCcgagggcagctggggaggagggggcctCACCTGGCCAGCAGACCCACTGCGTGGTGGTGGGTGTCAGCACTGAGCAGCGTGTCCCAGCCACGCTTGTGTTCCACGGCCACCACCACGTCCTCATAGTAGAGTCGGCAGAGCAGGTCCTTCAGGGTCTGCACTGCAAACCTGtgtgcagagcaaagcccaggtcACGCTGGGGGCactggctcctgccctggggacatgggtgggACAGGAGGACTGGCATGGAGCACCTGTTGGGGTCGGTGGCAAGGCCATGTTGCTCCTGGCATGCTCTCCACAAGTTCTCGACCTTCTCTGGCATCTCCACTGTGCTGAAGAACACTTGGAAGAGCAGATGCACAAAGAGGCGGGGCAAATAGACTGTCACTACGTGTGGCACACAGGGCACCTGGAGGATCTTCCACATCACCAGAGTTGCCTGCAGAGGACAGACCACGCCGAGACAGCGCTCACTGCCGAGGTGTCCATGTGGCAGGGCCCGAGCGTGGGAGGGAGAGGCCAGGGGAGACGCAGGGGGGAGCACCGGGCCTGGTGCCCCTGAACCTGCCCCTAGCCCCAGTTTCAGCCCAGCGCCTGAGGCAGGCAGATgcagtgggggaaggaggatggAGAACTGCTGGAGCGGCGACGCGGGGGGCGAGCAAGGGCCGGTTCCAGAAACTCACAGCCAGGGCAAAGACGTCTGTGTCGTCCCCGTCGGAGGTGCGCGTGCTGTGCTCTggccagctctccagcacaTCGAGGAGTAGCGGCATGACTGTCTTTGAAGTCCTGACTGAGCACATGAGCGTCTTCCACATGGCCgtggcagctctgtggggtcagAGCTCCGTCTCAGGGGGGATCTCGGCCACAGCACCGTGGCCTGGGCAGCAGCGGGGACCTGagctggctgccagccctgcctctgcccagtgCCCCTCACAGGCAGCACCCAGGCAGCCCACCGCTGTGGGGACGGGCccctgaggggcagggagggagcatggcagcaGGCTTGGGGGCTGAcatgccagggctgggaaacGGAGGAGCCAGAGGGCCCTGGAACTCTGCGTTTGTCAGACACCTGGGACGGGCTCCACAGGGCGATGGGCTGGTGAGCCCTGGGCCCTCTGGGCAGGTGGGCCCCATACCTGTCACATGATGGGGCCACACGCAGGATAGTCATCACCACATCAGTGGGGTAGGCCTCAGTCAGATCCAGAAGGGTCCTGGACAGTCTGTACTCAGGATACTCATTGGACAGGAGCCACTGGTGGATGTACCTCACCACGGCGGGCACCTGGAGAAGGCACAGGGAGAGTTGGAAAGCTGCCAGAGGGACTAATGTCCCCAGCTTCTGCAGAGAAGcgcttcccttcccagcacactgTGATGGCCTCAAAGGCTTAAAGTGACCAGCGGGTGTGGCTTGGGTGGCCGAGTGATTCCTGGGGGGCTCCAGCCATGGCCACAGGCTGCTTACTTGCTTTGGGCTGGAAACGCCCTCCTCCACAAGCATATCCAGCAGGGCGGCACTGGTCTTGGTTTTGAAGATGTGAGGGTATGCTCTGACCCCAGTGCCCATGACGCTGCTCTCTTCCTCCCGAATTCTCCTGATGAATTTGCAAATCATCTGCAGGAGAAGGGCAAAGAAGGGAGGGATGTTCCATGGGGTGCTGCCAGCGCGGTGCTCGGCTGAGCAGCGACAGCAGGCCCAGCCCGggtggggatggctgcaggTACCTGCGCTGTTCTGCGGAAGCGGCCACGGGCGGGGCCCTGCTCTTGTGTCCGGTCCATGGCTGCATCTGGCAAAGAGCGAGCGCggccagagctgaggggctgcgGGAGAGGCCGGAGAACACAGCCCGGGCCTGGGCCGGGGCATGGGGCACGGCCGCTGCGGGGGGGTCTGCCCCggcccctcttccctcctgtcCATGGGCATGTTcccaggggatgggatgggatgggatgggatgggatgggatgggatgggatgggatgggatgggatggggcctagctggctgcaggcaccagccctggggcccagctctgccactcacCCTCCTGCGGCTgctggaactgctccagctctgcaggctgctgtgctggggcagctccagggccttcttCCTCCCCCAAGGCCTGCTTGGGCACGGTCAGGGGCCTCTGCTCCATGACACTGAGTAGATGTATGGCTACTTGCAGGAGAGATGCCTGGGAAGGTTCCGGGTCAGCAGGTCGTGCAGTTGTGCCTTGAAGGCACCTGCGACAGAGAAGCCTCAGGGAGGCTACAGGAGAGCAAGTCCTGCACTCTGGTCTCAGAGGGCTCCGCCACAATGACAGGAGACTCCTCGTAAATGATTCAGGTCACCAAATCCCACGGTCTGTCCTCGAGGGCAGCGGCCGCAGGAAAGGGAGACGCCTCGGAAAAGCTCCGAGTCACCAAGTCCTGCAGTCTGGCCTCGAGGGCACTGCAGGAGTAATGCCTCGGAAAAGCTCCGGGTCGGCAAGGAACGAGTGGGCTGTGCGGCACCGCTCTGTCCCGTCCTGTCCCGTCGCGTGCTCCGAGCACTGTGGCGTGGCCGCGTCGCCGCCAGCACCTATGTCAGCGGcacgtgtcacaaagggccctggGACACCCACGGTGACCGTGCTGCaccgtgtcacaaagggcccttgCACACAATGCCACCTGCCCTGGGCCGCCCCCAGCCCGCCCCAAGTGGCCCAGCTTGGAAGGAATCCCTTGCCCCGAGTGTCTAAGACAGCCCGACAGGAACTTAAGCAACGGCTCCAACCATAAGCAAACGCTCCCCTGCTCTGCGGGCtcggggcagcagcaggagcccccACGGCTGCCGACGCAGCCGCGGCGGGAAGGGCACGGGGCcttccacagaagctggcacggcCTCCTTGGGACGCGTCCCGGCCGGTGGCCATCCTAAGCCCAGGGGTGTGACGCAGACAGGGAACGTGTGGGCCAGGGCACGAATGCTGCTCTGACCCCTGGGCCCCGGGGAACGCTGCAATCGGCAGGTGTGGCAGAGTCCCTGCCGAAGCAGACCTGCCACCCCTCGagctctggcagcactggcGCCCGTCTCCTGCCCCAGAGACCTGTGCCCCGGGGGGCTTCTCTGCCCATGGGCAGCCAAAGCCAACGCGCACTGGGGTCTGTGCTCCTTCCTGcagggggctgttggcaggagcagctggagcgaCTGGGGGCAATGTGACAGGAGATGTTGCtctgttacagcggggatactgtaacacgacatatcaaaccaggagtcccgtggaaaagaaatatatatgtaca from Corvus hawaiiensis isolate bCorHaw1 chromosome 2, bCorHaw1.pri.cur, whole genome shotgun sequence includes these protein-coding regions:
- the LOC125322170 gene encoding maestro heat-like repeat-containing protein family member 7; the encoded protein is MDRTQEQGPARGRFRRTAQMICKFIRRIREEESSVMGTGVRAYPHIFKTKTSAALLDMLVEEGVSSPKQVPAVVRYIHQWLLSNEYPEYRLSRTLLDLTEAYPTDVVMTILRVAPSCDRAATAMWKTLMCSVRTSKTVMPLLLDVLESWPEHSTRTSDGDDTDVFALAATLVMWKILQVPCVPHVVTVYLPRLFVHLLFQVFFSTVEMPEKVENLWRACQEQHGLATDPNRFAVQTLKDLLCRLYYEDVVVAVEHKRGWDTLLSADTHHHAVGLLAREMSRASKLVRFRIVCHLFRLLSGEEPRRDLPALAFLVEVLSDPPFQRWLDWSRCGDSVLEIMSKNLRSECRERRRLALRGLVVLSKHPSMTKGMWSLTESLVELLQEDDSDVVGMTVAVLSYLFLYSGAPIPSPIALQLAEALLPLFDNARAQVGLERPMRRSVFLPFIQDDSQVRLRSMFVFQEMMPLLTAKGKKALKSHVRQSLLPLSFHCHDEDWHVANASRETLRCAASFLKRRDLERMLDVDQTWRFGEGLLAEDRSRAAEHSRRALPYLRSPQESLRQAAIRFIGEPRARGPSPPRPAAARPQPRLLPRQRDPGQGPWSPACPRGCHRPLAAVPSGVGMRRGPGLSPAGARRTCGRRAGSAAERELCRWGRDRLCVPRHRRAAPEGPAGRAPAHLRGP